The following coding sequences are from one Shewanella violacea DSS12 window:
- a CDS encoding DUF3012 domain-containing protein produces MSYINSKVLKLGSIALASMFIIGLSGCAPEVGSEKWCKQMSEKDKGDWTANEAAEYAKNCVFN; encoded by the coding sequence ATGTCGTATATCAATAGTAAAGTACTCAAATTAGGTTCGATTGCCTTAGCTTCTATGTTCATTATCGGTTTGTCTGGTTGCGCACCAGAAGTCGGTAGCGAAAAGTGGTGTAAGCAGATGAGTGAGAAAGATAAGGGTGACTGGACCGCTAACGAAGCGGCCGAATATGCCAAGAATTGCGTGTTTAATTAA
- a CDS encoding SpoIIAA family protein: MLCQIADITKGVISLFASGRLSAQDYCEQILPIIEEYSAESGKICLYIEADVLLEGWESDSISGVGEIQLPKFDALVLVGGPDWFGNAVGLLGPFMLGEVAWFSLDDKSKAIEWITAKLSCPLPV; the protein is encoded by the coding sequence ATGTTATGTCAAATCGCCGATATTACCAAAGGGGTGATCAGTTTATTTGCCAGTGGGCGCCTGTCGGCCCAGGATTATTGTGAGCAAATCCTGCCCATTATCGAGGAATATAGTGCCGAGTCGGGCAAAATTTGCCTCTATATCGAAGCGGATGTGCTGCTAGAGGGTTGGGAGAGTGATTCTATCTCTGGGGTGGGAGAAATTCAGCTACCAAAATTTGATGCCCTAGTATTGGTCGGTGGACCCGATTGGTTCGGTAATGCCGTAGGCTTGTTGGGTCCCTTTATGTTGGGCGAGGTTGCTTGGTTTTCTCTGGATGACAAGTCTAAAGCTATCGAGTGGATCACGGCTAAGCTTAGCTGCCCACTGCCGGTCTAA
- the arfB gene encoding alternative ribosome rescue aminoacyl-tRNA hydrolase ArfB produces MIKITNRVLLQDNELEWQFIRSSGAGGQHLNKVSTAAQLIFDIRKSSLPELYQQRLLAKADHRITKSGKVIIKCQASRSQDSNRQTALAQFIELVASVGHTPKKRIATKPTRGSQRRRVDTKKQKGATKALRRNKSDY; encoded by the coding sequence ATGATAAAAATCACTAACCGTGTACTTCTTCAAGACAATGAACTCGAATGGCAGTTTATCCGCTCCAGCGGCGCCGGCGGACAACACCTGAATAAGGTCTCCACCGCCGCTCAGTTAATCTTCGATATCCGTAAATCATCTCTGCCGGAACTTTATCAACAAAGATTACTCGCCAAGGCTGATCATCGCATCACTAAGAGCGGAAAAGTCATCATCAAGTGTCAGGCTAGCCGCAGTCAAGACTCCAACCGTCAGACCGCATTAGCCCAATTTATTGAACTGGTGGCCAGTGTCGGCCACACGCCTAAAAAACGTATTGCCACTAAACCCACCAGAGGTAGCCAGCGCAGGCGCGTCGATACTAAGAAACAAAAAGGCGCCACTAAGGCATTAAGACGCAATAAGTCAGACTATTAA
- the aroQ gene encoding type II 3-dehydroquinate dehydratase, with amino-acid sequence MSSTAKVLLINGPNLNLLGRREPGHYGVKTLAQIVKDLTDESNAADIVLEHIQSNAEHELIDAIHNTDADFIIINPAAFTHTSVAIRDALLGVAIPFIEVHLSNVHAREPFRHHSYFSDKAIGVICGLGAEGYHFALKSAITRLHGKTAEH; translated from the coding sequence ATGAGCAGCACAGCAAAGGTCTTATTAATTAACGGCCCTAATCTTAACCTTCTGGGTCGACGTGAACCTGGCCACTATGGCGTGAAAACCTTAGCTCAGATTGTTAAAGATCTTACCGATGAGTCAAATGCCGCAGACATAGTGCTTGAACATATACAATCTAATGCCGAACATGAACTCATAGATGCCATTCATAATACCGATGCCGACTTTATCATCATCAATCCGGCGGCATTCACTCATACCAGCGTAGCCATACGTGATGCACTATTGGGCGTAGCCATTCCTTTTATCGAAGTTCATCTGTCTAATGTTCATGCCCGAGAGCCTTTCCGTCATCACTCATATTTCTCAGATAAGGCCATTGGCGTGATCTGTGGTTTGGGCGCCGAGGGGTATCACTTCGCGCTGAAATCGGCAATCACACGATTGCATGGGAAAACGGCTGAACATTAA
- the accB gene encoding acetyl-CoA carboxylase biotin carboxyl carrier protein, whose translation MDIRKIKKLIELVQESGIAELEVTEGEESVRICRQRPAEVHTPQQVFTVSNDSPQANANAAQPQVNTGIASSTTADELAEPNANTVISPMVGTFYLSPAPEAAPLCEIGQRVVKGQAICIIEAMKMMNQIEAHRSGIIKAILVDNGDAVGFDQPLIIIEDR comes from the coding sequence ATGGATATTCGAAAAATAAAGAAGCTGATTGAGCTGGTTCAAGAATCTGGCATTGCAGAGCTTGAGGTCACAGAAGGCGAAGAGTCTGTACGCATCTGCCGCCAAAGACCCGCTGAAGTGCATACGCCACAACAGGTTTTCACCGTGAGTAATGACTCACCACAAGCTAATGCTAATGCTGCTCAGCCTCAAGTTAATACAGGTATAGCTAGCTCAACCACAGCTGACGAGCTAGCAGAACCTAACGCAAATACCGTCATATCACCTATGGTGGGCACCTTCTATTTATCTCCCGCTCCGGAAGCTGCGCCCTTGTGTGAAATCGGCCAAAGAGTCGTGAAAGGCCAAGCCATTTGCATCATAGAGGCGATGAAGATGATGAATCAGATAGAGGCCCATCGTAGCGGCATCATCAAGGCTATATTAGTCGACAATGGCGACGCCGTCGGTTTCGATCAGCCCTTGATTATTATTGAAGATAGATAA
- the accC gene encoding acetyl-CoA carboxylase biotin carboxylase subunit translates to MELPVVRAIKRVLIANRGEIALRIQRACSQLGIETVAAYSNADKNLLHVQQANAKLCIGKPAAIDSYLNIPAILAAASAAKVDAIHPGYGFLAENADFAEQVEACGFSFIGPTAAVIRLMGDKVSAISAMKATGVPTIPGSDAILSTDSQLNKRIANKIGYPVIIKATAGGGGRGMRLVRDESELIQTIELTQAEAKAAFANGDVYMEKYLQTPRHIEIQVLSDGQGNAIHLGERDCSMQRRHQKVIEEAPALGIDADTRREIGALCVKACVDIGYRGAGTFEFLYEAGRFYFIEMNTRIQVEHPITEMVTGVDLIQAQLEIAAGKPLAIKQDDISLNGHSIECRINAEDPRTFIPSPGTVTAFHAPGGIGVRWDSHLYAGYTVPPYYDSMIGKLITWGSTRHQALARMHTALNELTIEGIATNVPLLQRILEDEGFREGGQSIHYLQEKVLGKKDE, encoded by the coding sequence ATGGAACTGCCCGTTGTGCGAGCTATCAAACGTGTGCTTATCGCCAATCGCGGTGAGATAGCACTGAGAATTCAGCGCGCCTGCTCTCAACTTGGTATAGAGACCGTCGCCGCCTACTCCAATGCTGATAAAAACTTGCTACATGTGCAACAAGCCAATGCCAAGCTATGCATAGGTAAACCAGCAGCAATCGATAGTTATCTCAATATTCCCGCTATACTCGCCGCCGCATCGGCCGCCAAGGTAGATGCCATACATCCAGGCTATGGTTTCCTGGCAGAAAATGCCGACTTTGCCGAGCAAGTAGAAGCCTGCGGCTTTAGCTTCATCGGCCCAACAGCGGCAGTTATCCGCCTCATGGGCGATAAAGTCTCAGCCATCTCTGCGATGAAAGCTACTGGCGTACCAACAATTCCCGGCTCTGACGCCATACTTTCAACGGATTCACAGCTCAATAAACGCATAGCCAACAAAATTGGCTATCCGGTGATAATCAAGGCCACTGCGGGTGGCGGCGGCCGTGGTATGCGGCTGGTCCGCGATGAGAGTGAACTCATTCAAACCATAGAGCTTACCCAAGCCGAAGCCAAAGCCGCCTTCGCCAACGGCGATGTCTATATGGAGAAGTACCTACAGACACCACGCCATATCGAGATCCAGGTGCTATCAGATGGTCAAGGCAATGCCATACACCTAGGAGAGCGGGATTGCTCCATGCAGCGCAGGCATCAGAAAGTTATAGAGGAAGCTCCGGCCTTGGGCATAGACGCAGACACCCGACGAGAGATAGGTGCCTTATGTGTTAAAGCCTGTGTCGATATCGGTTATCGCGGCGCAGGTACCTTCGAGTTTCTCTATGAGGCGGGACGATTCTATTTTATCGAGATGAATACCCGCATTCAGGTGGAGCACCCCATCACTGAGATGGTCACTGGGGTCGATCTTATTCAGGCCCAGTTGGAGATAGCGGCGGGTAAACCGCTTGCAATCAAACAAGACGATATCAGCCTAAACGGCCACAGCATAGAGTGCCGCATTAACGCCGAAGATCCACGCACCTTTATCCCCTCGCCCGGTACTGTGACGGCCTTTCACGCGCCCGGCGGCATTGGCGTTCGTTGGGATTCTCATCTCTACGCAGGCTACACAGTCCCGCCCTATTATGACTCTATGATAGGAAAGCTGATCACTTGGGGCTCTACGCGACACCAGGCCTTAGCCCGCATGCACACAGCGCTCAATGAACTGACCATAGAAGGCATTGCCACCAATGTGCCTCTGCTACAGCGGATACTCGAAGATGAAGGATTTAGAGAAGGTGGCCAGTCGATACATTATTTACAGGAGAAAGTGCTAGGCAAGAAGGATGAGTAA
- a CDS encoding BamA/TamA family outer membrane protein, producing the protein MKRILLLTLFAFSNAAIAVDPLFETPEDMEPTWVDNILSVFGADGEFDDSKAIDMSYLPTAYYTPEKKFGVGLLMVGLYKTDNASSEEQPSSLVLNSFVSMNNSYGVEVENMTFLNQGKQRLLLELDLHNEASVYYGQGIEQGDKDSNHHEFEEQLYSFKPRWMTEVADNYFIGFGADFIYVSADKLALAETEIPVDSSDVLPDNFSSGLVVTSIYDSRDYRLNATKGWLFQIDAGLYQNNKSASFSTYDIELANYIDLSDSAPGLIAWQVQGHFTHGDVPWNMLPDLGGSKAMRGYIKGRYRDEQMMMGQVEYRLPIFQRYGMVFWGAVGSVAPTVSDLTEELLTSYGTGLRFNIKDNINLRFDVGVGENETNFYLNVNEVF; encoded by the coding sequence ATGAAACGGATTTTACTGTTAACCCTGTTTGCTTTTTCTAATGCGGCCATCGCCGTTGACCCTTTATTTGAAACACCAGAAGATATGGAGCCAACATGGGTCGATAACATTCTGTCAGTCTTTGGTGCCGATGGTGAATTTGATGACAGTAAAGCCATTGATATGAGTTATTTACCAACGGCTTATTACACCCCAGAGAAAAAATTTGGTGTGGGCTTATTGATGGTCGGATTATATAAAACTGACAATGCATCCAGTGAAGAACAGCCGTCATCCTTAGTGCTAAATTCGTTTGTTTCGATGAACAACTCTTATGGTGTTGAAGTCGAAAACATGACGTTTTTAAACCAGGGAAAGCAACGACTATTACTGGAATTAGACTTACATAACGAAGCCTCTGTGTATTATGGTCAAGGCATAGAACAAGGCGATAAAGACAGTAATCATCATGAGTTTGAAGAGCAATTATACAGTTTCAAACCTCGCTGGATGACAGAAGTTGCTGATAATTATTTTATCGGTTTCGGTGCTGATTTTATTTACGTAAGTGCAGACAAATTAGCGTTAGCGGAAACTGAAATCCCTGTGGATTCTTCTGATGTTTTGCCTGATAACTTTAGCTCAGGCCTAGTGGTCACCAGCATATATGACTCACGAGATTATCGATTAAATGCCACCAAGGGTTGGTTATTTCAAATTGATGCTGGCTTATATCAAAACAACAAGTCTGCTTCGTTTTCGACTTATGATATCGAGTTAGCCAACTATATTGACCTAAGCGACTCAGCACCAGGACTCATAGCATGGCAAGTGCAGGGGCATTTTACCCATGGTGATGTGCCTTGGAATATGTTGCCCGATCTTGGTGGCTCTAAAGCCATGCGCGGCTATATCAAAGGGCGTTACCGTGATGAGCAGATGATGATGGGACAAGTTGAGTATCGTTTACCCATATTCCAACGTTATGGCATGGTTTTTTGGGGGGCAGTAGGCAGCGTGGCACCCACAGTAAGCGATCTTACCGAGGAGTTATTAACCTCTTACGGAACAGGTTTGCGTTTTAACATCAAAGACAATATCAATTTGCGTTTCGACGTGGGCGTTGGTGAAAACGAAACCAACTTCTACCTTAATGTGAATGAAGTTTTTTGA
- a CDS encoding YidB family protein, translating into MDITQILRTGAKLFNQSSADTAHLSENNIVAALSRLLGGDSDGQGINLQNIIKSLDGAGLASIAASWLGKGSNAAISTDDIAKVFHPDKISAFASELELPEHKAVSGLQDVLPAIVDHASPGGEIAGDLFKAVGGLAGIMKIGASIFGENKPNN; encoded by the coding sequence ATGGATATCACACAAATTCTACGCACTGGTGCAAAATTATTTAATCAATCAAGTGCAGATACTGCTCACCTGAGTGAAAATAATATCGTTGCAGCATTATCTCGTTTATTAGGCGGTGATAGTGATGGACAAGGTATTAATTTACAAAACATCATAAAATCATTAGATGGTGCGGGTTTGGCGAGTATTGCGGCATCATGGCTGGGAAAAGGCAGTAATGCTGCTATTTCCACTGATGATATCGCGAAAGTTTTCCATCCAGATAAAATTTCAGCATTTGCCAGTGAACTTGAATTACCTGAGCATAAAGCTGTTTCTGGTCTGCAAGATGTATTACCAGCAATAGTCGATCATGCAAGTCCAGGCGGTGAAATCGCTGGTGATCTATTTAAAGCGGTTGGCGGTCTTGCTGGGATTATGAAAATCGGCGCAAGTATATTTGGTGAAAATAAACCAAACAATTAA
- the lysM gene encoding peptidoglycan-binding protein LysM: MGLLNFARNIGTSLFGKEEEAPEKITQHIESNNPGVSGLNVEVQDGVATLSGTAVSAEARQKTILMAGNTKGIESVVDNLDAPAATSEVTYYEVESGDSLWKIAEKTIGNGADYEKIFEANREVIINPDKIFPGQKLRIPATI; this comes from the coding sequence ATGGGCTTATTAAATTTCGCACGAAATATCGGAACTTCACTTTTTGGTAAAGAAGAGGAAGCACCGGAAAAAATCACCCAGCATATTGAAAGCAATAACCCTGGCGTGTCTGGATTGAATGTTGAAGTACAAGATGGTGTAGCTACACTTTCTGGTACAGCTGTTAGTGCTGAAGCTCGTCAAAAAACTATTCTTATGGCTGGTAATACCAAAGGTATTGAATCAGTAGTTGATAACCTTGATGCCCCAGCCGCTACTAGCGAAGTGACTTACTACGAAGTAGAATCTGGTGATAGCTTGTGGAAAATTGCTGAAAAAACAATCGGTAATGGCGCAGATTACGAGAAGATATTTGAAGCTAACCGTGAAGTTATCATAAACCCTGACAAGATTTTCCCAGGTCAGAAACTTCGTATTCCGGCAACGATATAA